TATGCATCAGAATAGCCGTTCCACCATAACTGAAAAAAGGCAAGGGCACCCCCGTTACAGGCATCATATCCATATTCATGCCCATATTGATTAAGAGATGCATCAGTTCAAGAGCAGCTACACCACTGCAGACATAAAGTTCGGCAGACTCAGAGCAATGGTAGCCCACCCAAAGGATTCGGGCCAATAAAAGCATAAAGAGAAAAATCACCAAGCCAGCAACCACAAAGCCCCCTTCTTCTGCCAAAGCAGAAAAAATAAAATCAGTATGCTGCTCGGGCACATAGCGCAACTGAGTTTGGCTCCCCTTCATAAAACCTTGTCCCCAAAAGCCTCCTGAACCCACTGCAATTTTCGATTGCGCCACTTGGTACCCTGAACTCATCACATCGGGTTCGGGCGCCACAAAAGTTAAAATACGTTGTTTTTGATAGGGCTGCAAATGCTCCCAACCCCATTGGGCCAAACCAGGAATGCCAATATTCAAAGCCAGCAAAAGACTGCCGATCAAAATCCCCAGGGTGGCAGAAATCCGATGCCAGCGCGCCCAGATAAACCAAGCAAACCAAAGGGTGATCCCCCCCAGCACATAGGCCAGCCAAAACCAACTGTGGCTAAAATACAAACTCAAACTGACAACAGGCGTAAACAGCGTCATCAAAACCAAAGAAGACAACCTAGAAACCATCAACATGCTAATAAAAATGCCAATTAAAATCAGGGAAGTGCCCAGATCCGGTTCTTTATATATCAAAAGAAAAGGCAAGCCGATATGTGCAAGCAAAAGCAGAAGTTGCTTGAAATCAAAGCGTTGAATCAGACTGAGATGGTGGGAGAGGGAAATGATCAAAACCAATTTTGCCAGTTCAGAAGGCTGAAAAGACAGGGGACCCAAATAAAGCCAACGCTGAGAGCCAGCGATCACCGGGCCAATCACCAGCACCAAAGCAAGAAAAATAATCACAATTGCATAAAGTGGGATCACCAAAGAGCGCAGAACATGGTAGCCCACAAAGGCAACGCCAAAGAAAACCAAATAGCCCAAACCCAAAGAAATCAGATGCCGGATAAAAATCCCCATATTGCCTTCGGCGTGCACTTGAACACTCCAAACACATAAACTGCTCAAGCTGAAAAACACAGCCACCAGCAAAAGTACGGGTAAGCTCTGAAACCAAACAGGCCGTGCACGCCTCATGGTTGCTTCTCCTTTTCAACCTTGGCCAAGGGTCGCTCCAAAAGATAATTCAAGATCTGCTTGGCCAAAGGAGCGGCCTTGCCGCCTCCGCTACCCCCATGCTCCAAAAAGACAGTCATCGCATAGCGGGGATGATCCGTGGGGGCATAAGCGACAATCCAGGCGTGGGTGGGCTTACCAGGAATCGTCTCAGCTGTTCCTGTTTTTCCTGCCACCCCAAAATGCTTCAATTTCATGGCCTTTGCCGTTCCATATGAAACGGCCCCTTCCATGCCTCTGCGCACCACCTCCCAATGACGGGGTTCAATCCCCGAAATCCAACGCTGGTGTTTTTCTGGTTCGGCAGTATAGATAGACTTACCCGTATTGTCCAAAATTTCCTGCAAAAGATAAGGGCGAGGCATTTTTCCCCCATTGGCAATCGTGGCCACCATCCGTGTCGCCTGTAAAGGAGTCATTTGAACAAAACCCTGTCCAATAGAAGCATTGACAGAGTCTCCGGGTAACCAATCACTGTGATAAACCTTTTTTTTCCATGCCTTGTCAGGGATCAAGCCTGGATGCTCGCCTTGTAATTCAATGCCTGTGGGTTGATCCAATTCAAAAAGACGGGCATGGTCCCGGATCGGCTCAATCCCCATTTTCAGAGCCAATTCATAAAATACAGTATCGATCGAATGCGCCAATGCTTTGTAAATATTGACAATACCAAAGCCTGTCCGATTCCAGTCATAGAAAATATGGCCCCCCACATTCAAAGAACCCCGACTGTAAAAGGTCTGCTCAGGGGTAAGATAACCTTCCTGCAAAGCAGCCAAAGTCGTAATCATCTTAAAAATTGAACCCGGAGGATAGGGATTCAGCGTGCGATCTAAAAACGGAAAATAACGGGTATTCTGTAAGGTCTTCCACTCTTCCTGGGTTAAGCCTTCTGTAAATAAATTCAAATTATA
The window above is part of the bacterium (Candidatus Blackallbacteria) CG13_big_fil_rev_8_21_14_2_50_49_14 genome. Proteins encoded here:
- the mrdA gene encoding penicillin-binding protein 2, whose product is MSNFDSGASLYDFDYYKARTHRRILWIFAAVILIGFLLLFRLFSLQIVQHEELSARAEKNRMRSMPLLAPRGMVYDRQSKILATNKLSHSLLFHPGRLSTQQAYQTLQRLSHYLELPYSELLARVRFDSEEQIYLAHNLNSKALAMISENQSRLPGVEVVTELERFYPENELASHILGYMGQITAEELKLPRYKDYRPGALVGKSGFERLYERYLKGKDGQSLYSLNINKNQNKQTETIPPQAGHSLKLTLDKSLQQYCMQLLQARKAPGAIVVMEPDTGAVLAMVSNPSYNLNLFTEGLTQEEWKTLQNTRYFPFLDRTLNPYPPGSIFKMITTLAALQEGYLTPEQTFYSRGSLNVGGHIFYDWNRTGFGIVNIYKALAHSIDTVFYELALKMGIEPIRDHARLFELDQPTGIELQGEHPGLIPDKAWKKKVYHSDWLPGDSVNASIGQGFVQMTPLQATRMVATIANGGKMPRPYLLQEILDNTGKSIYTAEPEKHQRWISGIEPRHWEVVRRGMEGAVSYGTAKAMKLKHFGVAGKTGTAETIPGKPTHAWIVAYAPTDHPRYAMTVFLEHGGSGGGKAAPLAKQILNYLLERPLAKVEKEKQP